The following proteins come from a genomic window of Saccharomyces mikatae IFO 1815 strain IFO1815 genome assembly, chromosome: 7:
- the SMKI07G3210 gene encoding GNAT family N-acetyltransferase produces the protein MANINEFGQEVGADVDGWTTRVFPQEVVLKGNHCRLEPLDKEKHGLQLFSAYAKAGQRLWTYLPVGPFNNVDEYLQFIDELNETEDTVPYAIIHERTGCAVGTLCLIRIDEANGSLEVGYVVFSPELQKTVIATEAQFLLMKYVFDVLQYRRYEWKCDSLNGPSRRAAMRLGFKHEGTFRQVVVYKGRTRDTQWFSIIDKEWMNIRKAFEQWLDGENFEDGRQKRGLATIREGL, from the coding sequence atGGCGAATATAAATGAGTTTGGGCAAGAAGTCGGTGCAGACGTCGATGGCTGGACAACCAGGGTCTTCCCACAAGAAGTCGTCTTGAAAGGCAACCACTGTAGACTGGAACCGCTTGACAAGGAAAAGCACGGATTGCAGCTCTTTAGTGCGTATGCTAAAGCGGGTCAACGCTTGTGGACATATTTGCCTGTCGGTCCGTTCAACAACGTCGACGAATACCTACAGTTCATCGATGAACTtaatgaaactgaagaCACCGTGCCTTACGCAATTATTCATGAAAGGACTGGCTGTGCCGTTGGTACACTTTGCCTCATAAGGATCGATGAAGCCAATGGTTCGCTTGAAGTTGGATATGTAGTTTTTTCACCGGAGTTACAGAAGACAGTAATCGCTACTGAGGCCCAATTCcttttgatgaaatatGTGTTTGACGTTTTACAGTACAGGAGATACGAGTGGAAGTGCGATAGTCTAAATGGGCCATCCAGGAGGGCGGCGATGCGCCTGGGGTTCAAGCACGAGGGAACCTTTCGGCAAGTGGTCGTGTACAAGGGTCGGACTCGAGACACCCAGTGGTTCTCAATAATCGACAAAGAATGGATGAACATCCGTAAAGCATTCGAGCAATGGTTAGACGGGGAAAACTTTGAGGATGGTAGACAGAAGAGAGGATTGGCTACAATAAGAGAAGGCTTGTAA